A single Vulpes lagopus strain Blue_001 chromosome 3, ASM1834538v1, whole genome shotgun sequence DNA region contains:
- the LOC121486551 gene encoding uncharaterized LOC112694756 homolog isoform X1, with protein sequence MDASSSPWNPTPASVSSPSLLLPIPAIVFIAVGIYLLLLGVVLLIRHCLLAQGCCIDCSSPCRKQGASRPQDCCWTCAEACDFPLPSPAHCLDACCPQPTEAGWAPRCPRCCPLCDCACACQLPDCQSLNCLCFEIKLR encoded by the exons ATGGAC GCCTCCTCTAGCCCGTGGAATCCAACCCCGGCTTCCGTCAGCAGTCCTTCCTTGCTGCTCCCCATCCCTGCCATCGTGTTCATCGCTGTGGGCATCTATTTGTTGCTGCTCGGCGTAGTGCTGCTGATTAGGCACTGCCTGCTG GCCCAGGGCTGCTGCATAGATTGCAGCTCCCCCTGCAGGAAGCAAGGCGCCTCCAGGCCTCAGGACTGTTGCTGGACCTGTGCAGAAGCCTGTGATTTCCCTCTGCCTAGCCCAGCCCACTGCCTGGATGcctgctgcccccagcccaccGAAGCT gGCTGGGCCCCTCGCTGCCCTCGTTGCTGCCCACTCTGTGACTGTGCTTGTGCGTGCCAACTTCCTGACTGCCAGAGCCTCAACTGTCTCTGCTTCGAGATCAAGCTCCGATGA
- the LOC121486551 gene encoding uncharaterized LOC112694756 homolog isoform X2: MDAQGCCIDCSSPCRKQGASRPQDCCWTCAEACDFPLPSPAHCLDACCPQPTEAGWAPRCPRCCPLCDCACACQLPDCQSLNCLCFEIKLR; this comes from the exons ATGGAC GCCCAGGGCTGCTGCATAGATTGCAGCTCCCCCTGCAGGAAGCAAGGCGCCTCCAGGCCTCAGGACTGTTGCTGGACCTGTGCAGAAGCCTGTGATTTCCCTCTGCCTAGCCCAGCCCACTGCCTGGATGcctgctgcccccagcccaccGAAGCT gGCTGGGCCCCTCGCTGCCCTCGTTGCTGCCCACTCTGTGACTGTGCTTGTGCGTGCCAACTTCCTGACTGCCAGAGCCTCAACTGTCTCTGCTTCGAGATCAAGCTCCGATGA